In Thermodesulfobacteriota bacterium, a single genomic region encodes these proteins:
- a CDS encoding cyclase family protein translates to MKIIDLSATICSAPPDSAVFDAIHISYSSHAEGAAQASALLNVPVTAFRNDEGWATEEITRMGTHSSTHVDAPWHYNSSIDGWPAETIDRLPLEWFFGNGVVLDMTHKSRGNPVTGDDIRSALDAIGYALKPLDIVLIHTGCDKYYGASDYIFHGPGVTAEATIWLIDQGIRVMGIDAWGWDEPLDLEAARAAEKQEKGVFWAAHQVGRSYSHIERLVNLSALPAHGFKVACFPLKIKGASAGPARVVAIL, encoded by the coding sequence ATGAAAATCATCGACCTTTCCGCCACCATCTGCTCCGCGCCCCCGGACAGCGCGGTCTTTGACGCCATTCACATCTCTTATTCCAGCCACGCGGAAGGAGCGGCCCAGGCTTCGGCCCTGCTCAATGTCCCGGTCACGGCCTTCCGCAACGATGAGGGTTGGGCCACCGAGGAAATTACCCGGATGGGCACCCACAGTTCCACCCACGTTGACGCGCCCTGGCACTACAACAGCTCCATCGACGGCTGGCCCGCCGAGACCATCGACCGGCTGCCCCTGGAATGGTTTTTCGGCAACGGCGTGGTTCTGGACATGACCCACAAGTCCAGGGGGAACCCGGTGACCGGGGACGATATCCGATCGGCCCTTGACGCCATCGGATACGCTCTGAAACCCCTGGATATCGTGCTGATTCATACCGGGTGTGACAAATATTACGGAGCGTCCGACTATATCTTCCACGGTCCCGGGGTGACCGCCGAAGCGACGATATGGCTGATCGACCAGGGCATCCGGGTCATGGGCATTGATGCCTGGGGATGGGATGAGCCCCTGGACCTGGAAGCCGCCCGGGCCGCGGAAAAACAGGAAAAAGGCGTGTTCTGGGCGGCCCACCAGGTGGGCCGCTCCTACTCCCACATTGAGCGCCTGGTCAACCTGTCGGCCCTGCCCGCCCACGGGTTCAAAGTCGCCTGCTTCCCGCTGAAGATCAAGGGTGCCAGCGCCGGACCGGCCCGGGTGGTGGCCATTTTATGA